The stretch of DNA GCACCGGGTACCAGAACCGAGTCGATGTCATGACGCTCCGATAGGCAAGCGCCAGAAACGATCTCGGCGCCAAGGAACGCCTCTGCCTCCCGCAGCCGTTCGGCCACCGCATCGGTCAGGGCTACGCGGGACGCTGCCGCACAAAGCTGGTCGGCCACCGATTGCCGCGCCGCCGCGATCCACGGCGTCTCGTCATCGCCCTGCACCTCTGCGGCCGACGACCCTCGCAGCAGGATCGCGCTGAGATCACGGCTGACCCGTAGCAGCGCCGACAAAGCGGGCAGATGGCTGGCCGCCGGCGTCGGCGCATCGTCGTCGCGGCTGACCAACAGGCCCGACACTGATTCGGCGGATTCCGGTTCCTCGAACGCCGACGCGCCACCGTCATCAACGTCCGCGCTGGTATGCGCGTTCAGCGCCGTCCGCGCCCGTCCCAGCGCCGTCGATGCCCTCGCGGTTCCAGCCAGATTCAGGCCCAACGGCATTGGCGTCACGTGGCCCAGCCGCTTCAACTCGAAGTCGATCAGCCCGAGCGTCTCGTCGATGCCGAACCCGACCGGCGTGTAGCCCGCCAGCATCGGTGCGATCACCGCCCACGCCTCCCGCAGCCTCGGCGCCAACAGCACATCGGACACCGTGATCCCGTATGGCTGACGGGCGTCGGCCAAGTCGCGTTGCGGATTGACCACCGTCGACACCGCCGTCCCGTCGTCGAAGGCCACCGCCAACTCCACTGGCCGCGGCCGCGACATCCGTCCCTCGTCGCCGACCGTCAGGAGGCCGATCCCGCAATACCGCCGCACCCGATCGTCGCGCACTGCGCTGCGCAGGAACCGTGCGATGCGGCGGTCAACCTTCAAATCCTTCGGCAGCACAGGGCGTTTCAGCACCAGCCCATTCATCGACGTGCACCGGCTCAGCGCCACGTACAGCTGACCGGTCGAGAACATCCCGCCCGTCAGGTCCACCATCAACCGGTCCAACGTCTGGCCCTGGCTCTTGTGGATCGTGATCGCCCAGGCCAGCTTGAACGGCAGCTGGGTATACGAGCCGATCACTTCACGGGCCAGCGAACCGCCCGCCACCACCGGCCGGGTTGCCTCCCAGGTGTACGGCGTCACGTCCGCGCAGGAGCCGTCGGGAAACTCGACCTCGACAATGGCTCCAAAGCGGTCGTAATCGACACCGACGACTCGGCCGATGGTGCCGTTGACCCAGCGGTCGCCCTGATCGTTGTTGAGCATCATCACCTGTGCGCCGACCTTGAACCGCAGCGTCTCCTCGACGGGCGGGTCGAACAACGACAGGTCGCCCGATATGCGGGCGTGGTGGACCAACTCGTCGCCGGGCAACCGTTCTAGCTGCTGACGGTTGCGCGCCGTAACCAGGCGATTGGTCGGCGCCAGCGTCAGCCAGAACTCGCCCTCGGGCGGGACGAAGTCGGGATACGTGCGTGCGTTCAGCTGCTGTTGGGCGTGACCCAACAGCACGCCTTCGCGAATTTCGTTGAGAATGGCGGTCATTCGATCGTCGCCGAGCTGCCGGAACACCGTCGTCAACGCCACGGTCGGAAAGTCGTCACGTCGGAAACTGTTGGCGGAGAAGAAGTACGGCGTTTCGTAGGTGGTCGAGAAGAAGTCAGCCTCACCCTCGGTGACCACCGGCGGAAGTTGGTACAGATCGCCGACGAGCACGATCTGCACACCACCGAACGGCTTGCCCTGCGCCGGTCCGAACCGCTCCAGCGCCGCGGCCAGCATGTCGAACACGTCGGCCCGCACCATCGACGCCTCGTCGATGATCAACGTGTCCAGCGACGCCAGCGTCTTGGTGAACCGCCCCGGCCGGTAGCCGCCATCGCGGACGTCGTGCAGCGTTGTCGTGGTGCGGAACCCGAACAGCCGATGAATCGTGTACCCGTCGACGTTGAGAGCGGCGATGCCGGTGGGTGCGACCACCACGACGTTGCGCTCGGTCTCGGCGATGAACCGACGGATCAGCGTCGACTTACCAGTGCCCGCCTTGCCCGTCAGGAAGAGGTGCTGGCCCTCGGCCAGCGTTGCCAGCGCGTGTTTGAACTCGTCGGTGAGGACGAGCTCGCCCGGCGCAGGACCCACGCAACAAACGTAACCGCGCTCAGAGCCCGCTTAATGTGGCACGTGCCCTCCGCGGCGCTTGGGATTAATGAGGTCAATGTTACTGAAGGTGTAATCGTGGCGTCGGTGTCGCGACACGCACGGAACAAGATCAGAAATTTGCGTTTCGATTCTGACGCCGAAGGGTAACGTTCGCGCAGGTTAAAGCGTCGATCCACGAGGGGAGCCAGCGTGAAGGTCTCGAAATGGGCGGGAGCTGTTGCCGCCACAGCAATCGCATTGAGCTTTGGTGCTGTCGCAGCCGCGCCTGCTGAAGCGGCCAACAACATCAAGGAATACGGGGTGCCAGAGTCGCTGAACGATGTCTATGGCAACCCGATGATTACGTACACGGTTCAGGGGCTGAGGCCCAGTTCGGACGCCGTGCCCCACAACGGCCGGCTGTATGAAGCGATGGTGACCAACGACGGCGGCATTCCTATCGCCGCGCTGTTCAACGCTCGCGCTCAGAGCGGAGCCAACTACCGGGTCATCGGTGGCGGCATCCCCGGAAAGCTCTATTTCGACGTCGTCGGCGACACTCCGAACAGCGTCGTCTATAACGACGGTGTCCAGGATCTGCTCGTGTGGGTTTCACCGAAGCCGATCTCCAGTGGTGCCCCGGACGTAACAGGGGAGTCGACTGAGGACATCGGCGGTGCACCGGCCCCTGCTGGCGGCGAAGTGAGCGGTAACGACGTCGCTCCTCCGGTTGAGGCGCCGGCCCCCTTCGAGCTCACCCCGGCGGAGGTGGCTGAGCCAGGGTTCAACGGCGAACATCGCTGATCTTTCGTCACCGACGGACGATCACGTAACCCAAGTGAGCCGTTCGACGGAAGCTGTTCCGGCGCTCGAGGAGGTCGTCGGCCTCCTCGAGCCTCCGGAGCGGCACTACAGCGCTTGACCGGGGCAGTGAATTCGTAGGACCCGGAGTTGGTCGGGCGCCGTGTCGATCACTGAATTCGTCGTCGGCGCCGACATGCTCGAACAACGTACGATGCCGCTCAAATCCTGTGGCGGAATCGCGTTTTCAACCTTGGTGACATGAACCTCCTCGACGGTACGGGTGTCCGACGCCCGTTTGCTGAACCGAACGCGGCTGGACCTTAACAATGCGCGTGCGCTAGGGGTTTCGACCGCTGCTGCCCGGGTAACGCTGGCAGTACCAGTGCCTATTGGGCACTAGCCAGGGAGATAGGGGTGGAAATGAAGAAGTTAACGGGAGCCGTCGCCGCGGCAGCGATCACGCTCGGCATGGGGGTCGCCACCATCGCGCCCGCCTCGGCGGCCAGCAACATCAAGCCGTTCGGCGAACCGGAGACACTGCTTGACCCAGCCACCGGATTTCCGACGATCACGTACACGGTTTTGGGGCTGACTCCGAGCTCGGACGCCGTGCCCCACAACGGCCAGTTGTATGAAGCGACGGTGAATGTCGAGGCACGCGGAGCCATGCCCATGGTTCCGATGTTCAACGCCCGCGCGCAGAGCGGTGCTAACTACCGCGTGATCGGCGGGACGGTTCCCGGGAAGCTCTACTTCGACGCGGTGGGCGACGCCCCGAACAGTGTCGTCTACAACGACGGAGTCCAGGACCTCCTCACGTGGATTCCCGGTCCTCCCGAGGGCGGCACCCGCCCGTAGCGGGACTGGGGCGCGGCGAAAATCTGGCCTGACTGTGAAGGGCGGAAATCGCCCGCGCAACAAGACGATTACGAATGTGCGCAGGTCGGTGGTCCTGCGACGACGCCCTGCTGCTGCGTTTAGGATATGTGCGTCCCGGCCCTCGCCGAACCCAACGGAGAACAGTTGACGTCTACTCGCCCTGCCCAGCGTGCCTGTTTGGCGGTCGTCCTTGCGATCGTCGCGGTGCTGGGTGGTGTTGTCGTTTCCACGACTCCGGAATGTGGCGATCATTGCTCGACCGTGACGGCTGCTCCGGTCCCGCAGGCGGCATCGAAGCCCACAGCTCCGCAGCCCGCCGCGGTGTGGACCGCGCCGGCCTCGGGCGCAGAACACGTCAGTCCCTCGGGGCCGGTACTAGTCACTGCCACGTCGGGGACGATCACCGGCGTCGAGATGCGCAGTGACTCGGGCAAGGTGATCCCTGGGGTGCTCACCCCGGATGGAACGGTGTGGAAGCCGACGGCTCAACTCGGCTACGGCCGCAGGTACACGCTGACGATTGCCGCGCGCGGGCCGAACGGCATGCCGTCGCGCCAGACGTCGAGCTTCAGCACGCTTTCGCCAAGCAATCAGACCGAGGTGTACCTCGAAAACACCGCGGGTTCTCTGTTGCAGGACGGCGCGACGTATGGGGTTGGCATGGTTGTCGTCGCGAAATTCGACGAGCCGATCGAGAACAAGGCCAACGCCGAACGTCATCTTGTCGTCACGACCAACCCGCCGGTCGTCGGCTCCTGGAATTGGATCGACGATCAGACCGCACACTGGCGACCCGAAAAGTATTACGCCCCAGGCACTACCGTAACCGTCGCGGCGAATCTGTATGGCACACCGGTCGGCGACGGACTGTATGGCCAAGAAGACGAGCACCTGTCTTTCAAGATCGGTGACTCGCACGTGTCCATCGCCGACGACAACACCAAGCAGGTGAGCGTCTACGACAACGGCAAGCTGGTTCGCACCATGCCGACGTCGATGGGGATGGGCGGCACCGAAACCATTGGTGGTACGACGCTGAGCTTCTGGACGCCTCCGGGGGTGTACACGGTGATGGACAAGGCGAACCCGGTGATCATGGATTCGTCGACGTTCGGGCTGCCGATCAATTCGCGGCTCGGCTATCGCGAGACGATTCCGTACGCGACGCGCATCAGCAAGGACGGCATCTACATGCACCAGTTGAATGCGACGGTGTGGGCGCAGGGCAACACCGACACCAGTCACGGCTGCCTGAACCTCAATGGCGACAACGCGGCCTGGTTCTACGACTTTTCGGTGCCCGGCGACGTCGTCGAGGTGCGCAACACCGGCGGGCCGCCGTTGAAGCTGTGGGACAACGGCGACTGGACCGTGCCGTGGAGTGAGTGGCGCAAGGGCAGCGCGCTGGCGTAGCTGCTTCGGCGGCTCCGGGGATCCACGGCTTCGGCGACTCCGGGGATCACGGCTTCGGCGAGTCCGGGGATCACGGCTTCGGCGAGTCCGGGGATCACGGCTTCGGAGACTCCGGGGACCCACTATCCAAAGTGCCCAGCTCTGGGCGACTTTGTCGCTAGTACCGACTGTGTCGCTAGGAGCCGGGCAATTTAGATAGTGCCCTCAAACCGTTGGGGCAGTTCGGGGAAGTCAGGGGCCCCGCTGGCGTACGCCTTTTCGGGGCTCCGGGGACCCACTATCCAAAGTGCCCAGCTCTGGGCGACTTTGTCGCTAGTGCCGACTTTGTCGCCAGGAGCCGGGCAATTCACATACCCGTGTGGGCGGCGGGCGCACTGTCGCTAGTGCCGACTTTGTCGCCAAGAGCCGGGCAATTTACCCACCGTGCATGCCGCAGGCGCACCGCCTTAGTGCCGACTTGTCAGTCGCCCCTGGCACGGTCGACCCATGACACACAGACGACAACTGCGTGGTGTCGAGCTTCGGTACGCGCTCACCATGTTTTTGTTCCAACACGGCCCCAAGACAGTCGAAGAGCTCATCGACGCGCTGGACTACCAATGCTTCGAGATTCCCGGCCGAGCCTCGAAGGTGGTGTCCGACGCACTGCGCGCCGAGATCGCGCACGGCCGAGTCATCCGCCTCAAACGCGGCCGCTACGGCCCCGGCGAGATGCCCCGCTCCACCGAGTATCGGATACACCAGCGCGTGCTCGACCTTCGCGAAGAAGCAGCGATCATCGCCAGCCACGCCGACAACGACGCCGCGTTCTGGGACGCGCTACTCGCGTAACCGCTGCGCCAGGCCAGACGCCCGCACCGCCCGCCGCTCAATCGCCACGCGGAGCGCCGCCTCCGACCCCACCACCCGAACCCGCTCCTTCGCGCGCGTCACCGCGGTGTAGAACAGCTCCCGCGTCAACAGCCGTGAATCCTCTTGCGGCAGTAACACCGTCACCTCATCGGCCTGGCTGCCCTGACTCTTGTGGATGGTCATCGCATGCATCGTTTCCACATCCGCCAGCCGACTCGTCGCGAACGTCGCATCCCCGATGACCGCCCTCAGCGCCTCGTCGCGCACCACCGTCACACCCGTATCGCCGTTGTACAGGCCCAGCCCATAGTCGTTCGCCGTCACCAACACCGGCCTACCCGCGTACCACGACGACCAGATCGGGTCGCCCGTCTCCTCTGTCAGCCACCGCTCGACCTGCCGGTTCCACTGCGTCACCCCGAACGGCCCCCGGCGATGCGCGCACAACAACCGATGCTCGTCCAGCACCTTCAACGCCGCCTGCTCGTCGCCAAGGATCGCCGCCGTCCGCAGCGCAATTGCCTGTCGGACAAGCACATTGCGCAACTTCTGCCGCGGATCCTCGGCGTCGATCCACTCGATGTGCTCATCGCCAGCCCGCAGCACTTCGATCGCCCGATCCGCATCGCCGACCCGAATGGCCGAAGCCAACGCCCCGATCGACTTGCCGAACCGATGCGACGTCTTCAGCGCCGCGGTCCTTGCCTCACCCAGCCCATCGACCAGATCCGCAAGCACCGCGCCCGCCTCCACCGACGCCAACTGATCCGGGTCGCCGACAAGTATCAGCCTTGCGTCCGGCCGCACCGCCTCCAGCAGCCGGGCCATCATCGTCAGCGAGACCATCGACGTCTCGTCCACCACGATCACGTCGTGTGGCAGCCGATTTCCGCGATTGTGCCGGAACCGCGCCGACGTATCCGGCCTGCTGCCCAGCAGCCGGTGCAACGTCGTCGCGTGCAAGCCTGCCAGCGCCTCGCCATCCGCCGGCGACAACTTGCCGACCTCCAACTGCACCGCTTCCTGTAGGCGCGCCGCCGCCTTACCCGTCGGGGCGGCCAACGCGATCCGCAGCCGATTACCGCTTGCCAGCATCGCCAACAACCGAGCCACCGTCGTCGTCTTGCCCGTCCCGGGCCCACCCGTCAGCACCGTCAAGCCTTGCGACAGTGCAATTTCCGCGGCCGCTCGCTGCTCCTCGAACCCGGCCGGGAACAACCGGTCGATGTTGGAAGACACCTCGGCGGGTCGCGCCGAGACCATCGCCCGAATGTCATCGCACACCTGCTGCTCTTCGAGCCAGTACCTGTCGAGGTACAGCAAGTCGCCGTCGACCCGCAGCGCCGGCGGGCCGGTCAACAGCGGGCTGGCCTTCACCGCCGCCGCCAGATCCGCCATCTCCGGCGACGTCAGGTCGACGCATACCGAGCCGCCTCGCAACGCCCGCACCACCAGTGCGACGGCTAACGCGACCCGCTCGTCGGTCTCCTTGGCAAGCGCGGTAAGTCGTTGCGCAACATGCACATCCGCCGGCGCGAAGAAGCCCGTATCGTCGACCACCAGTTCGATCGTCATGCGACCAGCTCCGACACCGCCGTGATCAACGACGCCGGCGGCTGCCAACTGAACACGCCTGCCGGCGCATCCGGCCCGCACATGCCGCGCAGGAACAGATACATCACGCCGCCCAGATGCGTCTCGGGATCGTAACCGGGCAGCCGCCACCGCAGAAATCTATGCAGCACAACGCTGTACAGCAGCGCCTGCAGCGGATAATCCGAATGCAGCATCGCCTCGACCAGACGCGGCTGCGCGTAGTCTGCGGCCGTCAACGGGCGCGCCGGATCACCCAGCCAGTTCGTCTTGTAGTCGACCACCACATACCGGTCGCCAATCCGCAGCACCGCGTCCACCGAGCCCGATAGGTAGCCCTTCAGCGGCTGCCCACCCAGCGCCACGCCCGTCAACCGATCGGCATACGACGCCAACGGATCGTCCTTCGGCAGACGTTCCCGGACCAGCTTGCCGACGTCGCGCAAATGTCCACCGGCCAAGGGGAATTCGAAGTCCATCTCGCGCATCCGATCCTGCAGGCCGATCTGCCGCAACGTCAGCCCGTCGGCCAGCGGCCCCAACGGGGTGTCATGCATCGGCACCATCGCCGCAGCCAACACCGAAGCCTCGACGTCGACCGGCCACCACACCGAGTGCTCCCGAATCTGCGCCTCGAGCTCCGCCGCGAGATCGGGCGCGAACGGGTCCGCCGTCTCCAACACCCCGTGTACCAGCGTGCCGAACTTCGCGCCCGACGGCAGGTCCGCCATCGGCGACGGCACGTCATCGCCGGCCGCCGAGGACACCAGCGGTATCTCGGCGACCTCGTCGTCCAGCTCGACCACTTCCGGCTCGCTGCTCACCGGCGTCGCCTCGGCGTCGCGAATCAGACCGGAGTAGGACGTCCGCCGCCACGTCGTGTCGATGCCGCGGTGGAAGTGGCGGACGTCAAGGTCCGTTGGCGCCACCTCACCCGGCAATGCGGGCATCGGCGCAATCAGCGAGTCTTCGATCACCGGACCGCCCGCGGCTTCCCATTCCCGCAGCCGCGCCATCGCGTCGCCATCCGAAACCTTCGCTGGCTGAGCCGAATTCGGCACCTCCGCCTCACCCGGCCTACGGCCCCGCAACAATCGCGATAACCCGCCATTCGGCTCGTCACTGGACGGCGCCCACCACGCGACCACCTGAGACTGCGCGCGGGTGAGCGCCACGTACGTCAGCCGGCTGTCGTCACTGGCGTCCTCGGACCGGCCCAGCTTCACGACAGCGTTGTAGTCAGGGCTGTCGGGCCCGCCGATATGCAGGCACCGTGTTGCACCCTCGTGGTACAACACCAGCTCGGGATCCCTGACATGGCGGTTGAACGCAAACGGCAGATACACGACCGGGAACTCCAGGCCCTTCGCGGCGAACACCGTCATCACCTGCACAGCCGCGGCATCGTTGTCCAACCGGCGGGCGTGTTCCATTGCGCCACTTCGCTCGTCGCGCTGCG from Mycobacterium sp. JS623 encodes:
- a CDS encoding AAA family ATPase, which translates into the protein MGPAPGELVLTDEFKHALATLAEGQHLFLTGKAGTGKSTLIRRFIAETERNVVVVAPTGIAALNVDGYTIHRLFGFRTTTTLHDVRDGGYRPGRFTKTLASLDTLIIDEASMVRADVFDMLAAALERFGPAQGKPFGGVQIVLVGDLYQLPPVVTEGEADFFSTTYETPYFFSANSFRRDDFPTVALTTVFRQLGDDRMTAILNEIREGVLLGHAQQQLNARTYPDFVPPEGEFWLTLAPTNRLVTARNRQQLERLPGDELVHHARISGDLSLFDPPVEETLRFKVGAQVMMLNNDQGDRWVNGTIGRVVGVDYDRFGAIVEVEFPDGSCADVTPYTWEATRPVVAGGSLAREVIGSYTQLPFKLAWAITIHKSQGQTLDRLMVDLTGGMFSTGQLYVALSRCTSMNGLVLKRPVLPKDLKVDRRIARFLRSAVRDDRVRRYCGIGLLTVGDEGRMSRPRPVELAVAFDDGTAVSTVVNPQRDLADARQPYGITVSDVLLAPRLREAWAVIAPMLAGYTPVGFGIDETLGLIDFELKRLGHVTPMPLGLNLAGTARASTALGRARTALNAHTSADVDDGGASAFEEPESAESVSGLLVSRDDDAPTPAASHLPALSALLRVSRDLSAILLRGSSAAEVQGDDETPWIAAARQSVADQLCAAASRVALTDAVAERLREAEAFLGAEIVSGACLSERHDIDSVLVPGARICFTGTAQDSRGRIVERDEMERLASGVGLAPVKSVTKTWCEVLVTAEAGTQSGKARKAQEYGKPVFSADEFFAWLTGKRVSIQ
- a CDS encoding DUF1942 domain-containing protein, with the protein product MKVSKWAGAVAATAIALSFGAVAAAPAEAANNIKEYGVPESLNDVYGNPMITYTVQGLRPSSDAVPHNGRLYEAMVTNDGGIPIAALFNARAQSGANYRVIGGGIPGKLYFDVVGDTPNSVVYNDGVQDLLVWVSPKPISSGAPDVTGESTEDIGGAPAPAGGEVSGNDVAPPVEAPAPFELTPAEVAEPGFNGEHR
- a CDS encoding DUF1942 domain-containing protein → MKKLTGAVAAAAITLGMGVATIAPASAASNIKPFGEPETLLDPATGFPTITYTVLGLTPSSDAVPHNGQLYEATVNVEARGAMPMVPMFNARAQSGANYRVIGGTVPGKLYFDAVGDAPNSVVYNDGVQDLLTWIPGPPEGGTRP
- a CDS encoding L,D-transpeptidase, producing the protein MCVPALAEPNGEQLTSTRPAQRACLAVVLAIVAVLGGVVVSTTPECGDHCSTVTAAPVPQAASKPTAPQPAAVWTAPASGAEHVSPSGPVLVTATSGTITGVEMRSDSGKVIPGVLTPDGTVWKPTAQLGYGRRYTLTIAARGPNGMPSRQTSSFSTLSPSNQTEVYLENTAGSLLQDGATYGVGMVVVAKFDEPIENKANAERHLVVTTNPPVVGSWNWIDDQTAHWRPEKYYAPGTTVTVAANLYGTPVGDGLYGQEDEHLSFKIGDSHVSIADDNTKQVSVYDNGKLVRTMPTSMGMGGTETIGGTTLSFWTPPGVYTVMDKANPVIMDSSTFGLPINSRLGYRETIPYATRISKDGIYMHQLNATVWAQGNTDTSHGCLNLNGDNAAWFYDFSVPGDVVEVRNTGGPPLKLWDNGDWTVPWSEWRKGSALA
- the recD gene encoding exodeoxyribonuclease V subunit alpha; its protein translation is MTIELVVDDTGFFAPADVHVAQRLTALAKETDERVALAVALVVRALRGGSVCVDLTSPEMADLAAAVKASPLLTGPPALRVDGDLLYLDRYWLEEQQVCDDIRAMVSARPAEVSSNIDRLFPAGFEEQRAAAEIALSQGLTVLTGGPGTGKTTTVARLLAMLASGNRLRIALAAPTGKAAARLQEAVQLEVGKLSPADGEALAGLHATTLHRLLGSRPDTSARFRHNRGNRLPHDVIVVDETSMVSLTMMARLLEAVRPDARLILVGDPDQLASVEAGAVLADLVDGLGEARTAALKTSHRFGKSIGALASAIRVGDADRAIEVLRAGDEHIEWIDAEDPRQKLRNVLVRQAIALRTAAILGDEQAALKVLDEHRLLCAHRRGPFGVTQWNRQVERWLTEETGDPIWSSWYAGRPVLVTANDYGLGLYNGDTGVTVVRDEALRAVIGDATFATSRLADVETMHAMTIHKSQGSQADEVTVLLPQEDSRLLTRELFYTAVTRAKERVRVVGSEAALRVAIERRAVRASGLAQRLRE